The Spirosoma sp. SC4-14 DNA window CGCATTGTTTTCTGAGATTAAACAGCCAAAGCAACAACCATTTTATTTCTCCCAAAAATGCAATAGACCGAAGCCCTGAAAATGTCGGCAGAACCCTCAATTCTACCGATGAATAGAAATATACTCAGACTACATACCGAATGGAGCCATTCGTCGGTCAGAATTTCGATACTGTCGGGAAACTCTGGAAATGTGCCGATTCGATAGCCATTTCCCGGAATTTTACTATATACTTGTAGCTTTCTTTATAATGATGGCTTCTACTCTTTTTTCCCGTCGCTATGTTTCGGTACTAATTCATGTACTGGGCTGGATTTTACTGGGGTTTTCGCTGTTTTTTTTCCCTTCGTTCAATTCTGATATTCAGCTTCCCCAAATGTTCTGGGTGCGTCAGGTGTTATTTTTTGGCCTGATGATTGGCATGTTTTACCTGAATGCCCTGATTTTGGTTCCCCGGTTGTTGCTGCGCAGTCAAACGGGAAAATACGTAATGGCTCTGATTCTGGTTGCCTGCATGGCTCTGATTCTGGTTGCCTGCATGGAATATGGGTTTAACCTGCCCGTTCAGATGCACCGTGCTTTTCATCCCGACGGAACCGGAAAGCCAAAATATTATGGATGGATTCAGCCGACACTCTTTACGGTTATCCTGATTCTTGGTATTAGTACCAGCATTGCGCTGGTGCAAAAATGGCAGGCCGATGCTAACCTCCGGCTGGCTCTGGAACAGGCAAAAACAACATCTGAACTATCTTTTCTGAAGGCGCAGATTAACCCCCATTTCTTTTTCAATACACTCAACAATATTTATGCGCTGACGTTGATCGATGTTGAAACGGCTCGCGAAGCGCTTCATCGGCTCTCCAGAATGATGCGTTATGTGTTATATGAAACCCAGGCCGGTACAACCTTACTTAGTAAGGAAATCGATTTTTTGAGCGATTACATTCAGCTTATGCAGCTTCGGTTAACTGATAAGGTAACCGTTACCCTGGATACGCCCTCACCCTTACATGACCAATCGATTGCCCCCATGCTATTTTTGCCTTTTGTTGAAAATGCCTTTAAACATGGGGTTAGTACACTTGATAAAAGCCGCATTTTTATTCGTATTCAACAAACGGATCATCAGGTACTGATGGATGTACGCAATACGTTGTTTCCACAAAAAGCTCCGTCGCTGGAGGTTGGTAATGGTATTGGGCTGGTCAATACACGCCGTCGGCTTGATCTGTTGTATCCCGATCAGTATTCGCTGCATATCGAAGAACAGAATCCGGCTGGCGAATATCAGGTTCAACTTATGCTGACCTTATCATGACCCTGACTTGTATTGCTGTCGATGATGAACCCCTTGCACTGGGACTCGTTTGTGCCTTTATTGAAAAAACTCCTTTTCTGGAGCTGAAAGGTCGGTATAGTAGCGCGGTAGAAGCCTTACAGGGGTTGTTACAACAACCTGTCGATGTGATTTTTCTGGATATACAGATGCCCGACCTGACAGGGCTGGAACTAGCCAGAGTACTGGAACGAAGTCACCGCGGAACCCATAAAACCCGCATTATTTTCACCACTGCCTTCGATCACTTTGCTTTGGATGGGTTTCGGGTCGACGCCCTGGATTATTTGCTGAAGCCATTCAATTATGAAGAATTTTTGCGGGCGGCCAGCAAAGCCCGTCACTATTTCGAACTGATTCAGCGTCCAGAATCAGCTCCTGCACCACTGGTTACGATTCCGATTAGCCCAGCCGATGCTACTGACGATTATTTGTTCCTAAAAGTGGAATATCAGTTGGTGCGGGTGGCCTATGGTGATATACTGTATATTGAAGGATTAAAAGATTACGTAAAAGTTTATCGCCAAACCGATCCCGACCGGCCGCTGTTATCGCTGACAAGCCTGAAAGCATTGGAAGAAAAATTGCCTTCCCGCCGGTTCATGCGCATTCACCGGTCATATATTGTAGCGTTGGAGAAAATAAACTCAATCACACGCAATTCTGTCCAGATTGGGTCGGCCGTCATTCCGGTCAGTGATCAGTACAAAGAACCCTTCGGACAATTTATCAGCAAATGGATATGATCTAGAGTTTTCGGTGCTCCACAAAAGGAGGTTCTAAACAAGCGAAGCACCGAAAACTCTAAACTAAAAACTCATTACTACAAACTCCCTACCGCCTGCCGATGGATGATGGCTTCGCGGTCGGGGCTGGTCGATATAAAACTGATAGGCAGGCTAAGCGTTTCTTCCAGAAATGAGACATAAGCGGCCAGCTCAGCAGGCATTTCATCGAAGGAATGAATGTTGGCCAGGTCGGTTTGCCAGCCTTTGAATGATTTGTATACCGGCGTCACAGCCGTGTCGCACAGGTCATAAGGCAATTGCTCGGTTAGTGTGCCGTCGGCAAGCTGGTAGTGAGTACAAACCTGAATTTCTTCGAAAATATTCAGAACATCGACCTTCATCATTACCAGTTGCGTAACGCCGTTGATCATGATGGCATATTTTAGCGCAGGTAGGTCGAGCCAGCCGCACCGACGTGGGCGGCCGGTTGTTGCTCCAAACTCACGGCCTTCCTGACGGATTTTCTCGCCAGTTTCATCGGAAAGCTCAGTAGGGAATGGACCGCTACCCACGCGAGTACAATAGGCCTTGAAAATACCAAACACTTCGCCAATTTGCCGGGGAGCAATACCCAGTCCCGTACAGGCTCCGGCCGTCATGGTATTGGATGAGGTAACAAACGGATACGAACCAAAATCGATGTCGAGCAACGATCCCTGAGCTCCTTCGGCCAGTACCTTTCTATTGTCGGTAAGCGCCTGATTCACTGCATATTCGCTATCCGTTAGCTGGAACTGTTTCATGAATTCGACAGCGGCAAAAAACTCAGCTTCAGCATCTGGCAATATTGTTGCATAATCGTAATTGTTCTGTTCCAGAATTACTTTGTGCAAAGCGACCAGTTTGTTGTATTTAGCCGGGAAATTTGGCGACAGGATATCACCAACGCGTAAGCCCTGACGAGCTACTTTGTCCTGATAGGCAGGACCGATACCGCGGAGGGTAGAGCCAATTTTCGATTCCCCTTTGGCCTGTTCATAGGCAGCATCCAGCAAACGATGGGTTGGAATGATGATCGAGGCTTTCTTGGAAATCTGGAGGTTGGCCGTAAGTGGCAGGTTGAATTTGGCCAGCCCGTCAATTTCTTTTTTAAACACAATGGGGTCGAGCACAACCCCATTGCCAATGATATTCAGAATATCGTCTCTGAATACCCCAGAAGGAATCTGGTGTAAAACGTGCTTAAATCCGTTGAACTCAAGCGTGTGTCCGGCATTGGGTCCCCCCTGAAAACGGGCAACAACCTGATACTGTGGCGCCAGCACGTCCACAATTTTACCTTTTCCTTCGTCGCCCCACTGGAGGCCTAATAAAACATCTACCATTCGAATTGGCCGCTTAAGCGGCTATGATTATGCTAATTCATTACTTTGAACAGCCCTGGTTATGGGCATAGGCTGAATATCCCGAAACGTAAAAGCGTTTGGGCCAGTGCCAAACTGGTTTAAATAGCTGAGTCGTTCTTTGGCTTCTTCTACGCTAGGAACATGCCCTACGGGAATCCACCAGAGGACGGTTGTCATCTGATCTGGTTTTTCGAACCATTTGCGTCGGTCTTTCATCACGTCGGTATGTAAGGTTCGAAAAACAAACGTCTGCAATTTTTCCGGCGATTCCCAGACCGACATATTCACAATGATACGCTC harbors:
- a CDS encoding histidine kinase — its product is MASTLFSRRYVSVLIHVLGWILLGFSLFFFPSFNSDIQLPQMFWVRQVLFFGLMIGMFYLNALILVPRLLLRSQTGKYVMALILVACMALILVACMEYGFNLPVQMHRAFHPDGTGKPKYYGWIQPTLFTVILILGISTSIALVQKWQADANLRLALEQAKTTSELSFLKAQINPHFFFNTLNNIYALTLIDVETAREALHRLSRMMRYVLYETQAGTTLLSKEIDFLSDYIQLMQLRLTDKVTVTLDTPSPLHDQSIAPMLFLPFVENAFKHGVSTLDKSRIFIRIQQTDHQVLMDVRNTLFPQKAPSLEVGNGIGLVNTRRRLDLLYPDQYSLHIEEQNPAGEYQVQLMLTLS
- a CDS encoding LytTR family DNA-binding domain-containing protein, which codes for MTLTCIAVDDEPLALGLVCAFIEKTPFLELKGRYSSAVEALQGLLQQPVDVIFLDIQMPDLTGLELARVLERSHRGTHKTRIIFTTAFDHFALDGFRVDALDYLLKPFNYEEFLRAASKARHYFELIQRPESAPAPLVTIPISPADATDDYLFLKVEYQLVRVAYGDILYIEGLKDYVKVYRQTDPDRPLLSLTSLKALEEKLPSRRFMRIHRSYIVALEKINSITRNSVQIGSAVIPVSDQYKEPFGQFISKWI
- a CDS encoding adenylosuccinate synthase: MVDVLLGLQWGDEGKGKIVDVLAPQYQVVARFQGGPNAGHTLEFNGFKHVLHQIPSGVFRDDILNIIGNGVVLDPIVFKKEIDGLAKFNLPLTANLQISKKASIIIPTHRLLDAAYEQAKGESKIGSTLRGIGPAYQDKVARQGLRVGDILSPNFPAKYNKLVALHKVILEQNNYDYATILPDAEAEFFAAVEFMKQFQLTDSEYAVNQALTDNRKVLAEGAQGSLLDIDFGSYPFVTSSNTMTAGACTGLGIAPRQIGEVFGIFKAYCTRVGSGPFPTELSDETGEKIRQEGREFGATTGRPRRCGWLDLPALKYAIMINGVTQLVMMKVDVLNIFEEIQVCTHYQLADGTLTEQLPYDLCDTAVTPVYKSFKGWQTDLANIHSFDEMPAELAAYVSFLEETLSLPISFISTSPDREAIIHRQAVGSL
- a CDS encoding DUF3291 domain-containing protein, with protein sequence MHLAQLNISRMLAPTIDHPIMADFVAQLDTINQLAEQSDGFIWRLKGEGNNATDFRPFDDERIIVNMSVWESPEKLQTFVFRTLHTDVMKDRRKWFEKPDQMTTVLWWIPVGHVPSVEEAKERLSYLNQFGTGPNAFTFRDIQPMPITRAVQSNELA